The following proteins are encoded in a genomic region of Catellatospora sp. TT07R-123:
- a CDS encoding PotD/PotF family extracellular solute-binding protein, protein MPRRIPLSPQAQAVLAAMPSRRSVLRGVLAGGALAATGGALAACGTTGTGSNGPSAKACSVPDVSAAERTVIFSNWPAYIDEDEKNAEVHPTLKAFTAKTGIDVKYTADINDNNEFYGKIRTQLAACQTIDRDIVVFTDWMAAKFIRNGFAQKFNPDKVATFLKNLAPTLKGRQFDPNMEYAAPWQSGLTGIAVNTGVTKEVHTVDELLTRPDLKGKVTALTEMRDTMGFMLLSMGKDPAKFTAAEFDAALEKLKAAVASGQIRKFTGNDYVQDLAKGDIAACIAWSGDVIQLGFDNAKIKLMTPDEGLMLWSDNMLIPTTASHASNAQALIDYYYDPKVAAELAAYVNYVCPVAGAQEAMQAIDPDLAANPLIFPNAEMQSKLHLFMPLTEAEEKEYEGKFQSAIGA, encoded by the coding sequence ATGCCTCGTCGTATTCCTCTTTCCCCGCAGGCCCAGGCGGTGCTCGCGGCCATGCCGTCGCGGCGCAGCGTGCTGCGGGGCGTCCTGGCGGGCGGCGCGCTCGCGGCGACCGGCGGCGCGCTGGCCGCCTGCGGCACCACCGGCACCGGCAGCAACGGGCCGTCGGCCAAGGCATGCAGCGTGCCGGACGTGTCGGCGGCCGAGCGGACCGTGATCTTCTCGAACTGGCCCGCCTACATCGACGAGGACGAGAAGAACGCCGAGGTCCACCCGACGCTCAAGGCGTTCACCGCCAAGACGGGCATCGACGTCAAGTACACCGCGGACATCAACGACAACAACGAGTTCTACGGCAAGATCCGTACGCAGCTCGCGGCCTGCCAGACCATCGACCGCGACATCGTGGTGTTCACCGACTGGATGGCGGCCAAGTTCATCCGCAACGGCTTCGCCCAGAAGTTCAACCCGGACAAGGTGGCCACGTTCCTGAAGAACCTGGCCCCGACCCTGAAGGGCCGCCAGTTCGACCCGAACATGGAGTACGCCGCCCCGTGGCAGTCCGGCCTGACCGGCATCGCGGTCAACACCGGGGTCACCAAGGAGGTGCACACGGTCGACGAGCTGCTGACCCGCCCGGACCTCAAGGGCAAGGTCACCGCGCTGACCGAGATGCGCGACACGATGGGCTTCATGCTGCTGTCGATGGGCAAGGACCCGGCCAAGTTCACCGCGGCCGAGTTCGACGCGGCGCTGGAGAAGCTGAAGGCCGCGGTGGCCTCGGGCCAGATCCGCAAGTTCACCGGCAACGACTACGTGCAGGACCTGGCCAAGGGCGACATCGCCGCTTGCATCGCCTGGTCCGGCGACGTCATCCAGCTCGGCTTCGACAACGCCAAGATCAAGCTGATGACGCCGGACGAGGGCCTGATGCTCTGGTCGGACAACATGCTCATCCCGACCACGGCCTCGCACGCGTCCAACGCCCAGGCGCTGATCGACTACTACTACGACCCGAAGGTCGCCGCCGAGCTCGCCGCGTACGTCAACTACGTGTGCCCCGTGGCCGGCGCCCAGGAGGCGATGCAGGCGATCGACCCCGACCTGGCCGCCAACCCGCTGATCTTCCCCAACGCCGAGATGCAGTCCAAGCTCCACCTCTTCATGCCGCTCACCGAGGCGGAGGAGAAGGAGTACGAGGGCAAGTTCCAGTCTGCGATCGGGGCGTAG
- a CDS encoding ABC transporter ATP-binding protein, which produces MTDQDLCIEGVTKTFGSFTAVDDLTLTIPDGSFFALLGASGCGKTTTLRMVAGLEEPTAGRITLGGLDITRMRPYKRPVNTVFQSYALFPHMSVADNVAFGLRRKGVSKADARGRVAEMLDLVQLGQYGSRRPAQLSGGQQQRVALARALVNNPEVLLLDEPLGALDLKLRRQMQIELKRIQTEVGITFVHVTHDQEEAMTMADTVAVMNEGRVEQLGAPAEMYEFPASAFVANFLGQSNLIQAQVTGQANGSVTVDAHGNRLAVPTARCRVTSGNALLGVRPEKLHLVADQNAVPQGHAAIGGVVTDASFTGVSTQYLVRAPWGTELTVFVPNSGLTAPQLPGAEVHVHWAPAHSFLVGS; this is translated from the coding sequence GTGACCGACCAGGATCTGTGTATCGAGGGCGTCACCAAGACGTTCGGCAGCTTCACCGCCGTCGACGACCTCACCCTGACCATCCCCGACGGTTCGTTCTTCGCGCTGCTCGGGGCGTCGGGATGCGGCAAGACCACCACGCTGCGGATGGTGGCGGGGCTGGAGGAGCCGACCGCCGGGCGGATCACGCTCGGCGGCCTCGACATCACCCGGATGCGGCCGTACAAGCGGCCGGTGAACACGGTGTTCCAGAGCTATGCGCTGTTCCCGCACATGTCCGTCGCCGACAACGTGGCGTTCGGGCTGCGGCGCAAGGGCGTGAGCAAGGCGGACGCCCGCGGCCGGGTGGCCGAGATGCTCGACCTGGTCCAGCTCGGCCAGTACGGCTCGCGCCGCCCGGCGCAGCTGTCCGGCGGGCAGCAGCAGCGGGTGGCGCTGGCCCGCGCGCTGGTCAACAACCCGGAGGTGCTGCTGCTGGACGAGCCGCTGGGCGCGCTCGACCTCAAGCTGCGCCGCCAGATGCAGATCGAGCTCAAGCGCATCCAGACCGAGGTCGGCATCACGTTCGTGCACGTCACCCACGACCAGGAGGAGGCCATGACCATGGCCGACACGGTCGCGGTGATGAACGAGGGCCGCGTCGAGCAGCTCGGTGCCCCCGCCGAGATGTACGAGTTCCCCGCCTCGGCCTTCGTGGCCAACTTCCTGGGCCAGTCCAACCTGATCCAGGCGCAGGTCACCGGCCAGGCCAACGGCAGCGTCACGGTGGACGCGCACGGCAACCGGCTGGCGGTGCCGACGGCCCGGTGCCGGGTCACCTCCGGCAACGCCCTGCTGGGCGTACGCCCGGAGAAGCTGCACCTGGTCGCCGACCAGAACGCGGTCCCACAGGGGCACGCCGCCATCGGCGGCGTCGTCACGGACGCGTCGTTCACCGGCGTCTCCACGCAGTACCTGGTCCGCGCCCCCTGGGGGACCGAGCTGACGGTGTTCGTGCCCAACTCGGGCCTGACC